GGGGCGGATGTCCTACAACGGCGAGCAAAAGGGCGTGGACCTCAAGCTCGGCCTGGACCTTGTGGGCGTCGCGCGGAACCGTTCAGCAGACGTCGCCTACCTGCTGTCCGGCGATGATGACCTTGCTGAAGCCGTGGAGGCGGCCCAGGACCTTGGCATGAAGGTGGTGCTGCTGGGGATCGAGAACCAGGGCCACCGACTGGGCGTCACGGCAGTGGCGGAGCATCTTGCGCTGCAGGTGGACGACATCGCAACCCTGCCACAGACCCTCCTTGACCGCTGCTTCGCGAAGTCGGCGCCAGTGACGGAGATCGCCGCGTACTCCGCTGCGCCGGCGGCGGGCGGCGTTTCCGGAAACGGCGCGGGTTCGCCCGGCGCGGGGCCCGTTCCGGGGCCGGGCGTCATTCCAGTTCCGGGAGCCGCCGGGACTAAGCCGGCAGGCACCGCAGCGGGGGCCCGTACCCCGGCCGGTGCTCCCGATGCTGTGTCCGCCGGAGCTTTCGGCGACCCTGCTGTTGCCGGGCCGGCAGGTTCGCCCGGCAGGCCCGTGCCTACCCCCGGCCCGCGGCGCGTGTTTCCGGATACGCGGCCGTTGCCTGCCGCCGCCGTGCGCCGCGAACCGGTGTATTCCACGGAGACCGGCGGCGCCGCGGCCCAGAGCCCGTGGTTCGATCTGGTGGAGAGCGCCGAAGCCGTGGCCATCAGCCTGGCGGATAACTGGCACGGCAGCGTCACGCAACGCGAACTCGCCGAGCTCCTCGCGGAACGCCCGTTGCTCCCGCCGAACATCGACCGCGTGCTGATCAAGGACTGCGCCGCGAAGATCGGCGAGGCAAAGACGGACCTCCAGGACATCCGCAAGGCCCTCCGGGCAGCGTTCTGGAGCCGCCTGGATGAGCTCGTGTAAGCCGGGCCCCAAGTAACTGGACCCCGCACCGCGGACGACCGATGCAGCGGCGCCGGTTGCGGATCCGGGCCGGCCAGTGCACCATGATCCTATGCATTTGCAGCAGCGATTTATCAGCCCTCGGCCGCTTTCCGGCCGCACGGGCTTCTTGTTGCGCGCATAATTCCAGCCGCCGGGGTCCGTCCGGCGCAGCGACTGAGGGTGATTTCTCCCTTGACGACGCTGCAATCAAAGGACCCGCAATGACGAACTACTATCTCTCCCTCACCGAACTCAATTCCGCCTTGGCCCTCCGCGACCTCACGGACCCCGCCTCCGGAGCCCACGCCATGCAGCGGCTGCTGGCGGATGTGATCTCGGCGCTGGAACAGCTCTGGAACGTCCCGTCCGAGATGCACCGGCTAAGCCCGCTGGTGGCCACCGCGGACAACTATGACCGGCTGGGCTATTCGCCCGACGACGTCACCCGGGACTCGCGGTATTCGCGCCACGTCAGTCCCACGGTGATGCTGCGCAGCCACACCTCGGCCGGAATCCCGGCCCTGCTGGACCAACTCCGCAGCGAGCTGGGCCGCTACGACAGGCTGCACGTGCTTCCAGGGCTGGTCTACCGCCGGGACGCGGTTGACCGCACCCATGTCGGCGCTCCGCACCAGCTTGATCTGTGGCGCATCAAGTCACGGGGGCTGCTGGGCCCTGCCGATCTACAGTCGATGATGGCTGCCGTGGTGGAGGCAGTGCTGCCCGCGGCGGAGCATCCCGGTGTCCAGTGGCGGGCCACACCCGCCACCCACAGCTACACGGCGGCAGGCAGGCAGCTGGATGTCCTGGTCACGCTGCCGGACGGCACGCGTGAATGGCTGGAACTTGCCGAGTGCGGCCTGGTGGCGGCGCCGGTCCTTCGGGGATCGGGGCTTGATCCGCGGCGGTGGGCCGGCCTTGCCTTGGGCATGGGGCTGGACAGGGCGCTGATGCTGCGCAAGGGAATGGACGATATCCGGTTGCTCCGCTCCCGGAACCCGGAGGTGCAGTCCCAGCAGCAGGACCTGGCGCCGTACCGGCCCGTTTCACTCATGCCTGCCATCCGCCGGGACCTCTCCCTGGTGCTGAGGGATCCGGCCGATGCGGACGCCGAAGTGCTCGGCGACCTTGCCCGCGGTGCCCTCGGGGCGGACGCCGAGGTCCTGGCAGCCTTGGACATCCGGGCGGTGACACCGGCGTCCGAGCTGCCTCGCGCCGCCGTCGACCGCCTTCGCATGGCGCCGGGAGACGTGAACGTCCTGCTCCGGCTGGTACTCCAACCGCTTGACCGCACGCTGACCGATGCTCAGGCCAACCTGCTGAGGGACCGCGTGTATGTCGCCCTCCATCAGGGGGTGGTGCAGGAGCTGACCGCCGGCTAGGCCGGTCCGGACCGTCCAGCTCCAGCAGGTAAGTTGGAGGCATGTTTCTACGTTCTTTCGGGCCGCACCAGCTGCCTGCGCTGAGGCGCATTATCAGTACGGCGGCTGTCGGCACCTGTCTCGTTGTGGCGGCGTCGGGCTGTTCGTCGGCCGTGTCCATCGAGAACGCCGACGTCCCATCGTGGAAGGCAACCGCCCTGCCCACAGCCAGCGGAATCGTGCTGGAGGACGCCGGCAAGATCCTCAACCGCGAGCCGCTCGTCAAGGAGGCGGCCAGCGTTCCGGCCGGAGGCTACACGCTGACCATGACCTGCGACGGCGGGGGCAAGGCCTTCTTCACCGTCACCTCGGGCAGCACCAAGATTGCCGAAGCCGGCGCTGCCTGCAACGGCAGCCGAGAGCGGACAAAAATCACGGTACCCGCCGCCGGGCCCCTAAATATCAGCACGTCCAGCGTGGACGCCCCGCTCATTTACGCCTACCACCTTGCGGCCGGAAGCTAGCTGTGACTTGCACCGCTGGCCATGCTGCGTATGCTCAGGGGCATGTCAGCTCTTTGGGGGAAGCGGATTGCTAGCGTCGCCGCAGTTGTTCCGGTTCTTTGCCTGCTCGCGGCCGGGCTGGCCGGGTGTGAATACGCGGACGACGCCAGGCCCTCGCCATCCGGCGCCGGCAACAGCAAAGTCACGCATCCTGTCCCAATGGCCTCCGTGGATCCCGAACTTGTGGCTGAGCAGGACCGTAACATGGCTGCCATCGAAATATTGATGGCGGACGTCCCCATCGGTGCTGGCGGGGCTGCGGGCAGTATCAACGGCCAGGGCAACGGTGAAGGCGGGTTGGGGTTCAGCACGCAGCTGACCGATACCGCCACGTACACGGTCACAGCCGGATGCATCGGCGCGCCCGGAGCAAAGCTTACGGTCAGCTCCGGCCCCGGCAACGCCCTGCTGGATCTCCCCACCTCGTGCGCCGGAGTGCTCAGCCACGACATAGAGCTCCAGCCTGGTCCCGTGAGCGTGAGCCTGGTGGCTGCCGGGGAGGGCTACCAGAAGGCGGCCACTGGCGTGGTGCGCGTCTACGAAGCGGCAAGCCTTTCCCCTGGCCCCCACTGACCGGTTCCGCCCCCCAATCCGACTGACCGCGGGCAGGGACCCTGGCCGCGTTGGGCTCTGGTTTGGCGGTGACCGCGGGCCTAAAGTCAGAGTATGCACACCGTGCAGGCACCACAGGTGCCGCGGCAGGCGGCCGCGGCGGCCGCGGGGGCCGCCGTCGTGCTTTCCATTGTGCTTGGCGTCGGGGCTGTACTGAGCGGCTGCGAGTACGTGTATGACGACGGCCGCGGGCCGCTGCCCAGTGCGACGGCGCCGCCTGTCACGGATGCTGCGCTGCCGCAGGACCCCCGACGGGACCTGCCGGTCTCCGGGCCCGAACTTGATGCCTGGGTCCAACAGGTCCTCCCGGAGACGGAGGGCCAGGTCTTCCACACGGGATATGGCCTGGTGGTGGCCGGCGCCACCCGGAAGGAAAGCACTGGTCAGTTGCCCAGCGGGACCTATTCCCTGACGCTGGCCTGCAAGAGTCCGGGGCGGGTGACCTTCACGATACGTGACGGCGAATTTGCGCTGGTGGACCTCAGCCTGCGCTGCGGAACGTCACGGGTGAACGTCATCCATGTGTCCGAGGACTCGGTGCTCAGCGTGGAAGTGGCTGCGCAGTCGGCCGCGAACTTCGCCTACCGGGTGAGCAGGATCTGAACTCCGTGATCCCGGACTAGGCCGCGCAGCCTTCCGGGCAGCGGAGGGTTTCAGGGCTCGAGGCGCAGTCCATGCAGTAGAGCGTGAGTGTGCGGCAGCTCGGGTCCGAACAGTTCTCGAACTTGCTGGTCGGTGCCGAACAGCGCACGCATTCGCCGATGGTCTTGGCGTCCTCGCTGAATTCGAGGTGCATGCGCTTGTCGAAGACGTAGAGGGAGCCTTCCCAGAGGCCCTGGTCCTTGAACGTTTCGCCGTAGCGGACGATCCCGCCGTCGAGCTGGTACACCTCTTTGAAACCGCGGTTCACCATCAGGCTGGAGAGCACTTCGCAGCGGATGCCGCCGGTGCAGTAGGTGACTACCGGCTTGTCCTTGAGGGCGTCGTATTTGCCGGATTCAAGTTCCTTGATGAAGTCGTGAGTAGTGGCAACGTCCGGGACGATGGCGTCCTTGAACTTCCCGATCTGCGCTTCGAAAGCGTTGCGGCCGTCGAAGAAGACCACGTCCTCGCCGCTCTGTTTCTTGTCGTCCACCAACTGGTGGAGCTCTTCGGGTTTGAGGTGCGTGCCGCCGCCCACCACTCCGTTGGTGTCCACCTTGAGTTCGCCCGGAGCGCCAAAGGAAACGATCTCATCGCGCACCTTGACGCTCAGCCTCGGGAAGTCTGCCGCGCCACCGTCGGACCACTTGACGTCGATGCCGTGGAAGCCCTTGTATTCACGGGTGGTCTTTACGTACTGCTTGACGGCATTGAGCTCGCCGCCCACCGTTGCGTTGATCCCGTCCCTGGACAGGAGGATGCGTCCGGTCAGGCCCAGCTTCTCGCACAGGGCACGCTGCCAGAGGCGCACGGCGTCGGGGTCGGCGATGGGGGTAAAACCGTAAAAGAGCACAATTCTGTTCAGAGCCACGTATTTAAGGGTACTGGCTGCCTGAAAGCGGCCGAAACGGGGACTTAGCCTCTACCGACGGCTCCGGTCACAATTCAGTAAGCAAGCCTCATTCCCGGACCACACCCCTGTTGCTGACGGCGGGGCTGGAATACTCTCATCACATGAGCCCAGACGCCATGGTTGAAGATATCACTCGCCTCGTGGAAATCTGGGTGACCGGATGGGCCGGTTGCCGAGGCTACGAGACGCGAGTGGAAGGCCGCTTCCCGGC
This genomic window from Arthrobacter sp. 24S4-2 contains:
- a CDS encoding rhodanese-related sulfurtransferase, with translation MALNRIVLFYGFTPIADPDAVRLWQRALCEKLGLTGRILLSRDGINATVGGELNAVKQYVKTTREYKGFHGIDVKWSDGGAADFPRLSVKVRDEIVSFGAPGELKVDTNGVVGGGTHLKPEELHQLVDDKKQSGEDVVFFDGRNAFEAQIGKFKDAIVPDVATTHDFIKELESGKYDALKDKPVVTYCTGGIRCEVLSSLMVNRGFKEVYQLDGGIVRYGETFKDQGLWEGSLYVFDKRMHLEFSEDAKTIGECVRCSAPTSKFENCSDPSCRTLTLYCMDCASSPETLRCPEGCAA
- a CDS encoding NYN domain-containing protein — translated: MSRKSVIFVDAGFLLATGGLRVTGNSLRSAFSVQYKSLVDGIQGFVSERDSRDLLRMYWYDAAKDGLFSDEHKRIGLLPGVKVRLGRMSYNGEQKGVDLKLGLDLVGVARNRSADVAYLLSGDDDLAEAVEAAQDLGMKVVLLGIENQGHRLGVTAVAEHLALQVDDIATLPQTLLDRCFAKSAPVTEIAAYSAAPAAGGVSGNGAGSPGAGPVPGPGVIPVPGAAGTKPAGTAAGARTPAGAPDAVSAGAFGDPAVAGPAGSPGRPVPTPGPRRVFPDTRPLPAAAVRREPVYSTETGGAAAQSPWFDLVESAEAVAISLADNWHGSVTQRELAELLAERPLLPPNIDRVLIKDCAAKIGEAKTDLQDIRKALRAAFWSRLDELV